From one Pseudomonas fluorescens genomic stretch:
- the folK gene encoding 2-amino-4-hydroxy-6-hydroxymethyldihydropteridine diphosphokinase, translating into MSLNRVYLGLGSNIERERNLTAGLDALAGMLTDMRCSAVFESQAVGIKSGPFFNLVVTGLTGLPLMELDRRLKFIEADNGRYAPERKGLPLDIDVLMYNDLHGSFDGLVLPRAEILRNAFVLWPLALIAPELMHPGAGKTMGQLWAEAQIEQVLAPVPFEWRGQQLTSL; encoded by the coding sequence ATGTCTCTGAACAGGGTTTACCTCGGGTTGGGCAGTAACATCGAGCGCGAGCGGAATCTGACCGCCGGGCTCGACGCCTTGGCCGGGATGCTGACCGACATGCGCTGCTCGGCAGTATTCGAAAGCCAGGCGGTGGGCATCAAGAGCGGGCCGTTCTTCAATCTGGTGGTCACCGGCCTGACCGGGTTGCCATTGATGGAGCTGGACCGCAGGCTCAAGTTCATCGAGGCCGACAATGGCCGTTATGCCCCCGAGCGCAAGGGCCTGCCGCTGGATATCGATGTGCTGATGTACAACGACCTGCATGGCAGCTTTGACGGTCTGGTATTACCGCGGGCGGAAATTCTCAGGAACGCATTTGTGCTGTGGCCGCTGGCGTTGATTGCGCCTGAGCTGATGCACCCGGGCGCCGGCAAAACCATGGGCCAGCTGTGGGCCGAGGCGCAGATCGAGCAAGTACTGGCGCCAGTGCCGTTCGAGTGGCGTGGGCAGCAGTTGACCAGCCTTTAG
- the tsaD gene encoding tRNA (adenosine(37)-N6)-threonylcarbamoyltransferase complex transferase subunit TsaD, producing MLVLGLETSCDETGVALYDSERGLLADALFSQIDLHRVYGGVVPELASRDHVKRMLPLIRQVLAEADCVATEIDAIAYTAGPGLVGALLVGASCAQALAFAWGIPALGVHHMEGHLLAPMLEEQPPEFPFVALLVSGGHTQLVRVDGIGQYELLGETLDDAAGEAFDKTAKLIGLPYPGGPEIARLATQGVPGRFVFPRPMTDRPGLDFSFSGLKTFALNTWQQCQSAGDDGEQTRCDVSLAFQQAVVETLTIKCKRALKQTGLKRLVIAGGVSANKALRASLEDMLAGIKGNVYYARPQFCTDNGAMIAYAGCQRLAAGQQESLAISVQARWPMEQLAPL from the coding sequence ATGCTAGTACTGGGATTGGAAACATCCTGCGACGAAACCGGCGTCGCATTATACGACAGTGAACGCGGCCTTTTGGCCGATGCATTGTTCAGTCAGATCGACCTGCACCGCGTCTATGGCGGGGTAGTGCCGGAGCTGGCCTCGCGTGATCACGTCAAGCGCATGCTGCCGTTGATCCGCCAGGTGCTGGCCGAAGCCGACTGCGTTGCCACCGAGATCGACGCCATTGCCTACACCGCAGGTCCTGGCCTGGTTGGCGCCCTGCTGGTGGGCGCTTCCTGCGCCCAGGCCCTGGCCTTTGCCTGGGGTATCCCGGCTCTGGGCGTGCATCACATGGAGGGACACCTGCTGGCGCCGATGCTCGAAGAGCAGCCGCCGGAATTCCCGTTCGTCGCCTTGCTGGTGTCGGGCGGGCACACCCAGCTGGTGCGGGTCGACGGCATCGGCCAATACGAACTGCTCGGCGAGACGCTCGACGACGCCGCTGGCGAAGCGTTCGACAAGACCGCCAAGCTGATCGGCCTGCCTTACCCGGGCGGCCCGGAGATTGCCCGCCTGGCGACTCAGGGCGTGCCGGGGCGCTTTGTCTTCCCGCGGCCGATGACCGATCGCCCGGGGCTGGATTTCAGTTTCAGCGGCCTGAAAACCTTCGCCCTCAACACCTGGCAGCAGTGCCAGAGTGCTGGAGACGACGGCGAGCAAACTCGTTGCGACGTGTCGCTGGCCTTCCAGCAGGCGGTGGTGGAGACTTTGACCATCAAGTGCAAGCGGGCCCTTAAGCAAACCGGCCTCAAGCGCCTGGTGATTGCAGGCGGCGTCAGCGCCAACAAGGCCTTGCGCGCTTCGCTGGAAGACATGCTGGCCGGCATCAAGGGCAATGTGTACTACGCCCGGCCGCAGTTTTGCACCGATAACGGCGCCATGATTGCCTATGCCGGCTGCCAGCGTCTGGCCGCCGGGCAGCAGGAGAGCCTGGCAATCAGCGTGCAGGCGCGCTGGCCGATGGAGCAGCTGGCGCCACTGTGA
- the plsY gene encoding glycerol-3-phosphate 1-O-acyltransferase PlsY, whose product MFWLLALCAYLLGSLSFAIVLSRLNGSPDPRMSGSGNAGATNMLRLAGRKLAVLTLLGDLCKGLLPVLVANLAGLDLQQQAWIGVCAVIGHLFPVYFRFRGGKGVATAAGMLLGLYPPAALLAISAWLLTFFLTRTSSLAALIATPLTLPLLAWREPEALLPISVLTVLIVWRHRGNLRDLFAGRERHF is encoded by the coding sequence ATGTTTTGGTTACTGGCGCTGTGCGCCTACCTGCTCGGCTCTCTGTCCTTTGCCATTGTCCTCAGCCGCCTCAATGGCAGCCCGGACCCGCGCATGAGCGGTTCAGGCAATGCCGGTGCAACCAACATGCTGCGCCTGGCCGGCCGCAAACTGGCGGTCCTGACCCTGCTTGGCGACCTGTGCAAGGGCCTGCTGCCCGTGCTGGTCGCCAATCTTGCTGGCCTCGATCTGCAGCAACAGGCCTGGATCGGCGTGTGCGCAGTCATTGGCCATCTGTTCCCGGTGTACTTTCGCTTTCGCGGCGGCAAAGGTGTCGCCACCGCCGCCGGCATGCTGCTGGGGCTCTACCCGCCAGCCGCCCTGCTGGCCATCAGCGCCTGGCTGCTGACCTTCTTCCTGACCCGCACCAGCTCGCTGGCGGCGCTGATCGCAACCCCCCTGACCCTGCCGCTACTGGCCTGGCGCGAGCCGGAAGCGTTGCTGCCGATCAGCGTGCTGACCGTGCTGATCGTCTGGCGTCACCGCGGCAATCTACGCGACCTTTTCGCCGGACGCGAACGGCATTTCTGA
- the folB gene encoding dihydroneopterin aldolase produces MDRVFIEGLEVDTVIGAYDWERGIRQCLRLDLNFAWDNRPAAAGDDLTKALDYASVSARIQAFAEQSEFQLVETFAERLAAVLMNEFQIPWLRLKLTKPGAVPAASGVGVEIERGCL; encoded by the coding sequence TTGGACAGAGTGTTCATCGAGGGGCTGGAAGTCGATACCGTGATCGGCGCCTATGACTGGGAACGCGGAATCCGCCAGTGCCTGCGTCTGGACCTGAATTTTGCCTGGGACAACCGCCCGGCCGCAGCCGGTGACGACCTGACCAAGGCCCTGGACTACGCTAGCGTTTCGGCGCGCATCCAGGCGTTTGCCGAGCAGTCCGAGTTCCAGCTGGTGGAAACCTTCGCCGAGCGCCTGGCGGCGGTGCTGATGAATGAGTTCCAGATTCCCTGGTTGCGCCTGAAGCTGACCAAGCCTGGCGCGGTACCTGCCGCCAGTGGGGTGGGCGTGGAGATCGAGCGCGGATGTCTCTGA
- a CDS encoding SpoVR family protein, with product MTAREQKRHPISTGSEWTFELIQAYDREISRLAERYALDTYPNQIEVITAEQMMDAYASVGMPLGYHHWSYGKHFLSTEKSYSRGQMGLAYEIVINSDPCIAYLMEENTICMQALVVAHACYGHNSFFKGNYLFRTWTDASSIIDYLVFAKQYITQCEERHGIDAVEDLLDSCHALMNYGVDRYKRPYPISAEEERRRQKEREEHLQKQINDLWRTIPKGADKNSDRDNARFPAEPQENILYFIEKHAPLLEPWQREIVRIVRKIAQYFYPQRQTQVMNEGWATFWHYTLMNDLYDEGLVTEGFMMEFLQSHTSVVFQPGFDSPYYSGINPYALGFAMYRDIRRMCEHPTEEDRRWFPDIAGSDWLSTIKFAMSSFKDESFILQYLSPTVIRDLKLFSILDDDQREDLLVPAIHDESGYRIIRETLAAQYNLGNREPNVQIWSIDRRGDRSLTLRHQQHDRKPLGDSTEEVLKHLHRLWGFDIHLETLQGDQVMKTHHVPPRGEHGEADYGRLDLAVVHL from the coding sequence ATGACCGCTAGAGAGCAGAAGCGCCACCCTATTTCTACCGGGTCCGAATGGACATTCGAACTGATCCAGGCCTATGACCGGGAAATCAGCCGCCTGGCCGAGCGCTATGCCCTGGACACCTACCCCAACCAGATCGAGGTGATCACCGCCGAGCAGATGATGGACGCCTACGCCTCCGTCGGTATGCCGCTGGGCTATCACCACTGGTCGTACGGCAAACACTTCCTCAGCACTGAAAAGTCCTATAGCCGTGGTCAGATGGGCCTGGCCTACGAGATCGTGATCAACTCCGACCCCTGCATCGCCTACCTGATGGAAGAAAACACCATCTGCATGCAGGCGCTGGTGGTCGCCCATGCCTGCTACGGGCATAACAGCTTCTTCAAGGGTAACTACCTGTTCCGCACCTGGACCGACGCCAGCTCGATCATCGATTACCTGGTGTTCGCCAAGCAGTACATTACCCAATGCGAAGAGCGCCATGGCATCGATGCCGTCGAAGACCTGCTCGACTCTTGCCACGCCCTGATGAACTACGGCGTCGACCGCTACAAGCGGCCCTATCCGATTTCCGCCGAAGAAGAGCGACGCCGGCAGAAAGAACGCGAAGAACACCTGCAAAAACAGATCAACGACCTGTGGCGCACCATTCCCAAGGGCGCCGACAAGAACAGCGACCGCGACAACGCACGCTTCCCGGCCGAACCTCAGGAGAACATCCTCTACTTCATCGAGAAACACGCGCCGCTGCTCGAGCCCTGGCAGCGCGAGATCGTGCGCATCGTGCGCAAGATCGCCCAGTACTTCTACCCGCAACGCCAGACCCAGGTGATGAACGAAGGCTGGGCAACCTTCTGGCACTACACCCTGATGAACGACCTCTACGACGAGGGCCTGGTCACCGAAGGCTTCATGATGGAGTTCCTGCAGTCGCACACCAGCGTGGTGTTCCAGCCAGGCTTCGACAGCCCCTACTACAGCGGCATCAATCCCTATGCCCTGGGCTTTGCCATGTACCGCGACATCCGGCGCATGTGCGAACACCCCACCGAAGAGGACCGTCGCTGGTTCCCCGACATCGCCGGCAGCGACTGGCTGTCGACCATCAAGTTCGCCATGAGCAGCTTCAAGGACGAGAGCTTCATTCTCCAGTACCTGTCGCCCACGGTGATCCGCGACCTCAAGCTGTTCAGCATCCTCGATGACGACCAGCGTGAAGACCTGCTGGTACCGGCCATCCACGACGAAAGTGGCTACCGGATCATCCGCGAGACCCTGGCCGCCCAGTACAACCTCGGCAACCGTGAACCCAACGTGCAGATCTGGAGCATTGACCGCCGCGGCGATCGCTCGCTGACCCTGCGCCACCAGCAACACGACCGCAAACCCCTGGGTGACTCTACCGAGGAGGTTCTCAAGCACCTGCACCGCCTCTGGGGCTTTGACATCCACCTGGAAACCCTGCAGGGCGATCAGGTGATGAAAACCCACCACGTGCCCCCCAGAGGCGAGCACGGCGAAGCGGACTACGGCCGCCTGGACCTGGCGGTAGTGCACCTCTAG
- the dnaG gene encoding DNA primase → MAGLIPQSFIDDLLNRTDIVDVVSSRVQLKKAGKNLTACCPFHKEKTPSFSVSPDKQFYYCFGCGAGGNALGFIMDHDNLDFPQAVEELAKAAGMEIPREESGRGHKPRQPVDSPLYPLLEAAAEFYRQALRSHPTRKSAVDYLKGRGLSGEIARDFGLGFAPPGWDNLFKHLSSDTLQQKAMIDAGLLIENAESGKRYDRFRDRVMFPIRDSRGRVIAFGGRVLGDDKPKYLNSPETPVFHKGQELYGLYEARKFNRNLDEIIVVEGYMDVIALAQQGLRNAVATLGTATSEEHLKRLFRVVPSVLFCFDGDQAGRNAAWRALEAALSSLQDGRKARFLFLPEGEDPDTLVRAEGTDAFRARINQHAQPLADYFFQQLTEEADPRSLEGKAHMATLAAPLIEKVPGANLRALMRNRLKEITGLDNQQVEQLAHSAPAEAPPSYDPGIDYDAIPDYTPDYGDFHQPEYAPPQQQWTPNKGGKKKWEGKPWDKKGKPWERNGQRQDAPPRVPTSVEPPTLSALRTLLHHPQLAKKVEDASQLAAEEHVYAQLLVALLEALQKNPELRSLQLIARWHGTEQGRLLRALAEKEWLIDADNLEQQFFDTITSLSARQRERSLEHLLRKARQSDLSAEEKNQLRDLLSRNVPAQTPTSTGA, encoded by the coding sequence ATGGCCGGGCTGATTCCCCAAAGTTTTATCGACGACCTGCTTAACCGTACCGACATCGTCGATGTGGTGAGTTCGCGCGTGCAGCTGAAAAAAGCTGGCAAGAACCTCACGGCCTGCTGCCCGTTCCACAAGGAAAAGACCCCGTCCTTCAGCGTCAGCCCCGACAAGCAGTTCTATTACTGCTTTGGTTGCGGCGCGGGCGGCAACGCCCTTGGCTTCATCATGGACCACGACAACCTGGATTTCCCCCAGGCCGTCGAGGAACTGGCCAAGGCCGCCGGCATGGAGATCCCCCGCGAAGAAAGCGGGCGCGGCCACAAGCCCCGGCAACCGGTCGATTCACCGCTGTACCCGCTGCTTGAAGCTGCCGCCGAGTTTTATCGCCAGGCGCTGCGCAGCCACCCGACCCGCAAATCAGCGGTCGACTACCTCAAGGGCCGTGGCCTGTCCGGCGAGATCGCCCGTGACTTCGGCCTGGGCTTTGCCCCGCCTGGCTGGGACAACCTGTTCAAACACTTGAGCAGCGATACCCTGCAGCAAAAGGCCATGATCGATGCCGGCCTGCTGATCGAGAACGCCGAATCCGGCAAGCGCTACGACCGCTTCCGCGACCGGGTGATGTTCCCGATCCGCGACAGCCGCGGCCGGGTGATCGCCTTCGGTGGCCGGGTACTGGGCGACGACAAGCCCAAATACCTGAACTCTCCGGAAACCCCGGTGTTCCACAAGGGCCAGGAGCTGTACGGGCTGTATGAGGCGCGCAAATTCAACCGCAACCTCGATGAAATCATCGTGGTCGAAGGCTACATGGACGTCATCGCCCTCGCGCAGCAAGGCCTGCGCAACGCGGTGGCAACCCTGGGCACGGCCACCAGCGAAGAGCACCTCAAGCGCCTGTTTCGCGTAGTACCCAGCGTGCTGTTCTGTTTCGACGGCGACCAGGCCGGCCGCAACGCTGCCTGGCGCGCCCTGGAAGCAGCGCTTTCGAGCCTGCAGGACGGACGCAAGGCGCGCTTTCTGTTTCTACCCGAAGGCGAAGACCCGGACACCCTGGTACGCGCCGAAGGCACCGACGCCTTCCGCGCCCGTATCAACCAGCATGCGCAGCCGCTGGCCGATTACTTTTTCCAGCAACTGACCGAGGAAGCCGACCCGCGCTCGCTCGAGGGCAAGGCGCACATGGCCACCCTCGCGGCACCGTTGATCGAAAAAGTACCCGGGGCCAACCTGCGCGCGCTGATGCGCAATCGCCTCAAGGAAATCACCGGGCTGGACAACCAGCAGGTCGAACAACTGGCGCACAGTGCGCCGGCTGAAGCCCCACCCAGTTACGACCCGGGCATCGATTACGACGCCATTCCCGACTACACGCCGGATTACGGCGATTTTCACCAGCCCGAGTATGCGCCGCCGCAACAGCAGTGGACGCCGAACAAAGGTGGCAAGAAAAAGTGGGAAGGCAAGCCCTGGGACAAGAAGGGCAAGCCCTGGGAGCGCAATGGCCAGCGCCAGGATGCGCCACCACGGGTACCGACCTCGGTAGAACCGCCGACCTTGAGCGCTCTGCGCACCCTGTTGCATCACCCGCAACTGGCGAAAAAGGTCGAGGATGCCAGCCAACTGGCGGCCGAAGAACATGTCTACGCCCAACTGCTGGTGGCCCTGCTCGAGGCATTGCAGAAGAATCCTGAACTACGCTCACTACAGCTGATCGCCCGCTGGCACGGCACCGAACAGGGCCGTCTGCTCAGGGCATTGGCAGAAAAGGAATGGCTGATCGATGCCGATAACCTTGAACAACAGTTTTTCGACACTATAACTAGCTTGTCCGCTCGCCAACGCGAGCGCAGCCTGGAACATCTGCTCAGGAAAGCACGTCAAAGTGACTTGAGCGCAGAGGAAAAAAATCAGCTGCGTGACCTGTTAAGCCGGAATGTTCCCGCACAAACCCCGACCTCAACTGGCGCGTGA
- a CDS encoding PrkA family serine protein kinase: MSIFSHFQQRFESTRQEELSLQEYLELCKSDRSAYASAAERLLMAIGEPELVDTSNNSRLSRIFSNKVIRRYPAFEDFHGMEECIDQIVSYFRHAAQGLEEKKQILYLLGPVGGGKSSLAEKLKQLMEKVPFYAIKGSPVFESPLGLFNAAEDGAILEEDFGIPRRYLNTIMSPWATKRLAEFGGDISQFKVVKLYPSILNQIAVAKTEPGDENNQDISALVGKVDIRKLEEYPQNDADAYSYSGALCRANQGLMEFVEMFKAPIKVLHPLLTATQEGNYNSTEGLGAIPYSGILLAHSNESEWHSFRNNKNNEAFIDRIYIVKVPYCLRVSDEIKIYDKLLFNSSLAKAHCAPDTLKMLAQFTVLSRLKEPENSNIYSKMRVYDGENLKDTDPKAKSIQEYRDAAGVDEGMNGLSTRFAFKILSKVFNFDPHEIAANPVHLLYVLEQQIEQEQFPAEVRERYLRYLKEYLAPRYIEFIGKEIQTAYLESYSEYGQNIFDRYVLYADFWIQDQEYRDPETGEILNRIALNEELEKIEKPAGISNPKDFRNEIVNFVLRARANNNGKNPTWLSYEKLRVVIEKKMFSNTEDLLPVISFNAKASKEDQQKHNDFVTRMVERGYTDKQVRLLSEWYLRVRKSQ; encoded by the coding sequence ATGAGTATTTTTAGCCACTTCCAACAACGTTTCGAGTCCACCCGTCAGGAAGAACTTTCGCTGCAGGAGTACCTTGAGCTCTGCAAAAGCGATCGCAGTGCTTATGCGTCGGCGGCCGAACGCCTGTTGATGGCTATCGGTGAGCCGGAACTGGTCGACACCTCGAACAACTCAAGGCTGTCGCGCATATTTTCCAACAAGGTGATTCGCCGCTATCCGGCCTTTGAAGACTTCCATGGAATGGAAGAATGCATCGACCAGATCGTGTCCTATTTCCGCCATGCCGCTCAGGGCCTGGAAGAGAAGAAACAGATCCTCTACCTGCTGGGCCCGGTGGGCGGCGGTAAATCGTCCCTGGCCGAAAAGCTCAAACAGCTGATGGAGAAGGTGCCCTTCTATGCCATCAAGGGCTCGCCGGTTTTCGAATCGCCCCTGGGGCTGTTCAACGCCGCGGAAGACGGCGCCATTCTCGAAGAAGACTTCGGCATCCCGCGGCGCTACCTGAACACCATCATGTCGCCCTGGGCGACCAAGCGACTGGCCGAGTTCGGGGGCGACATCAGCCAGTTCAAGGTGGTCAAACTCTACCCGTCGATCCTTAACCAGATCGCCGTGGCCAAGACCGAACCGGGTGACGAAAACAACCAGGATATTTCCGCCCTGGTCGGTAAGGTCGATATCCGCAAACTCGAGGAATACCCGCAGAACGACGCCGACGCCTACAGCTACTCGGGCGCATTGTGCCGGGCCAACCAGGGCCTGATGGAATTCGTCGAGATGTTCAAGGCGCCAATCAAGGTCCTGCACCCATTACTGACGGCCACCCAGGAAGGTAACTACAACAGTACCGAAGGCCTCGGTGCGATTCCGTACTCCGGGATCCTGCTGGCCCACTCCAACGAATCGGAATGGCACAGCTTCCGCAACAACAAGAACAACGAAGCCTTTATCGACCGGATCTACATCGTCAAGGTGCCGTACTGCCTGCGGGTCAGCGACGAAATCAAGATCTACGACAAGCTGCTGTTCAACAGCTCGCTGGCCAAGGCCCACTGCGCGCCCGACACCCTGAAGATGCTCGCCCAGTTCACCGTGCTGTCGCGGCTCAAAGAGCCGGAAAACTCGAACATCTATTCGAAAATGCGCGTGTATGACGGCGAAAACCTCAAGGATACCGATCCCAAGGCCAAGTCGATCCAGGAATACCGCGATGCGGCCGGGGTCGATGAGGGCATGAACGGTCTGTCGACCCGCTTTGCCTTCAAGATCCTCTCCAAGGTGTTCAACTTCGATCCCCATGAAATTGCCGCCAACCCGGTGCACCTGCTGTATGTACTGGAGCAGCAGATCGAACAGGAACAATTCCCTGCCGAAGTGCGCGAACGCTACCTGCGCTACCTGAAAGAGTACCTGGCGCCACGCTACATCGAGTTCATCGGCAAGGAAATCCAGACCGCTTACCTGGAGTCCTACAGCGAATACGGGCAGAACATCTTCGACCGCTACGTGCTGTACGCCGACTTCTGGATCCAGGACCAGGAATACCGCGATCCGGAAACCGGCGAGATCCTCAACCGCATTGCCCTCAACGAAGAGCTGGAGAAGATCGAGAAGCCGGCCGGCATCAGCAATCCGAAGGATTTCCGCAACGAAATCGTCAACTTCGTGCTGCGCGCCCGGGCCAACAACAACGGCAAGAACCCGACCTGGCTCAGCTACGAAAAACTGCGGGTGGTGATCGAGAAGAAAATGTTCTCCAACACCGAGGACCTGCTGCCGGTCATCAGCTTCAACGCCAAGGCCAGCAAAGAGGATCAACAAAAGCACAACGACTTCGTCACCCGAATGGTGGAACGCGGTTACACAGACAAGCAAGTTCGGCTGCTCTCGGAATGGTACCTGCGGGTCAGAAAATCGCAGTGA
- a CDS encoding multifunctional CCA addition/repair protein: MQIYKVGGAVRDRLLGRPVSDIDWVVVGATAEQMQALGYRPVGADFPVFLHPKSGEEYALARTERKSGRGYGGFTFHASPQVTLEEDLIRRDLTINAMAEDDQGNVCDPYNGQKDLEARILRHVSPAFAEDPLRVLRVARFAARYAGMGFSVAPETIELMHALSESGELQALTAERSWKEIARALMEDQPQVFIQVLRDCGALKQLMPELDALFGVPQPEAHHPEIDSGIHTLSVLEQAALHQQPLSVRWACLLHDLGKGLTPEEEWPRHIAHEQRGLKLIKAVNQRFKAPRECQELALLVGEYHTHCHRALELRASTLLELLHSFDVYRRPQRFEEFIVACEMDARGRKGLEQRDYPQADYLRGAAAAARAVQVQPLLQRGLTGQALGEALKGERLKALKAYKDDPGR, translated from the coding sequence ATGCAGATCTACAAAGTCGGCGGCGCCGTACGCGACCGCCTGCTCGGCAGGCCGGTCAGTGATATCGACTGGGTCGTGGTCGGTGCCACGGCGGAACAGATGCAAGCCTTGGGTTATCGCCCGGTCGGGGCGGATTTCCCGGTATTCCTGCACCCCAAAAGCGGCGAGGAATACGCCCTGGCGCGCACCGAGCGCAAGAGCGGACGCGGCTATGGCGGCTTCACCTTCCACGCCAGCCCCCAGGTTACCCTTGAAGAAGACCTCATCCGCCGCGACCTGACCATCAATGCCATGGCCGAAGATGACCAGGGCAACGTCTGCGATCCGTATAACGGCCAGAAGGATCTTGAAGCCCGCATCTTGCGCCATGTATCCCCGGCGTTCGCCGAAGATCCCTTGCGCGTGCTGCGCGTCGCCCGGTTTGCCGCGCGCTATGCCGGCATGGGCTTTAGCGTGGCCCCGGAAACCATCGAACTGATGCACGCACTCAGCGAATCCGGCGAGCTGCAGGCGCTGACCGCCGAGCGCAGCTGGAAGGAAATCGCCCGGGCGCTGATGGAAGATCAGCCTCAGGTATTCATCCAGGTGCTGCGCGATTGCGGCGCCCTCAAGCAGTTGATGCCAGAGCTCGATGCGCTGTTCGGCGTGCCACAGCCTGAGGCCCATCACCCGGAGATCGACAGCGGTATCCACACCCTCTCGGTGCTCGAACAAGCCGCCCTGCACCAACAGCCCCTGAGCGTGCGCTGGGCCTGTTTGCTGCATGACCTGGGCAAAGGCCTTACCCCTGAAGAAGAATGGCCACGACATATCGCTCACGAGCAGCGCGGGCTGAAATTGATCAAGGCGGTGAACCAGCGCTTCAAGGCGCCGCGCGAATGCCAGGAGCTGGCGTTGCTGGTGGGCGAGTACCACACCCATTGCCACCGGGCGCTGGAGCTGCGGGCTTCGACTTTGCTGGAATTGCTGCACAGCTTCGACGTGTATCGTCGGCCGCAGCGTTTCGAGGAATTTATCGTCGCCTGCGAGATGGACGCCCGGGGCCGCAAAGGCCTGGAGCAACGTGATTATCCACAGGCGGATTATCTGCGCGGCGCGGCAGCGGCGGCGCGGGCGGTACAGGTGCAGCCACTGCTGCAGCGAGGGCTGACCGGGCAGGCGCTGGGCGAGGCGCTTAAGGGCGAGCGGCTGAAAGCGCTGAAGGCTTACAAGGACGATCCCGGGCGCTGA
- a CDS encoding YeaH/YhbH family protein yields MSYVIDRRLNGKNKSTVNRQRFLRRYRDHIKKAVEEAVSRRSITDMEHGEQISIPGRDIDEPVLHHGRGGKQTVVHPGNKEFTAGEHIARPQGGGGGGGRGKAGNSGEGMDEFVFQITQEEFLEFMFEDLELPNLVKRHLTGTDTFKTVRAGISNEGNPSRINIIRTLRSAHARRIALSGSSRAKLRVAQEELARLKREEPDNFGDIQEIEAEIERLSARIHRVPFLDTFDLKYNLLVKQPNPSSKAVMFCLMDVSGSMTQATKDIAKRFFILLYLFLKRNYDKIEVVFIRHHTSAREVDEEEFFYSRETGGTIVSSALKLMQEIMAERYPANEWNIYAAQASDGDNWNDDSPICREILTKQIMPFVQYYTYVEITPREHQALWYEYERIGEAFADTFAQQQLVSAGDIYPVFRELFQRRLVT; encoded by the coding sequence ATGAGCTATGTGATCGACCGACGCCTGAACGGCAAGAACAAGAGCACGGTCAACCGCCAGCGCTTTTTGCGGCGTTACCGTGACCACATCAAGAAGGCTGTCGAGGAGGCCGTGAGCCGCCGCTCCATCACCGACATGGAGCATGGCGAGCAGATCAGCATTCCCGGTCGCGACATCGACGAACCGGTGCTGCACCATGGCCGTGGCGGCAAGCAGACGGTGGTGCATCCGGGCAACAAGGAATTCACCGCTGGCGAACATATCGCCCGTCCGCAAGGGGGCGGCGGGGGCGGCGGCCGTGGCAAGGCTGGCAACTCCGGCGAAGGCATGGACGAATTCGTCTTCCAGATTACCCAGGAAGAATTCCTCGAATTCATGTTCGAAGACCTCGAACTGCCCAACCTGGTCAAACGTCACCTGACTGGCACCGACACCTTCAAGACTGTGCGCGCCGGTATCAGCAACGAAGGCAACCCGTCACGCATCAACATCATCCGCACCCTGCGTTCGGCTCATGCCCGGCGCATCGCCCTGTCCGGCAGCAGTCGGGCAAAACTGCGAGTAGCTCAGGAGGAACTGGCGCGACTGAAGCGGGAAGAACCGGACAACTTCGGCGATATTCAGGAAATTGAAGCAGAAATCGAACGCTTGAGTGCACGCATCCATCGTGTGCCGTTCCTCGACACCTTCGACCTCAAGTACAACCTGCTGGTCAAGCAACCCAACCCCAGTTCCAAGGCGGTGATGTTCTGCCTGATGGACGTTTCCGGCTCCATGACCCAGGCCACCAAGGACATCGCCAAACGCTTTTTCATCCTTTTGTACCTGTTCCTCAAGCGCAACTACGACAAGATCGAAGTAGTGTTCATCCGCCACCACACCAGCGCCCGCGAAGTGGACGAAGAGGAATTCTTCTATTCCCGGGAAACCGGCGGCACCATCGTCTCCAGCGCCCTGAAACTGATGCAGGAGATCATGGCCGAACGCTACCCGGCCAATGAATGGAATATCTACGCCGCCCAGGCCTCGGACGGCGACAACTGGAACGACGACTCGCCGATCTGCCGCGAGATCCTCACCAAACAGATCATGCCGTTCGTCCAGTACTACACTTACGTCGAGATCACCCCTCGCGAACATCAGGCATTGTGGTACGAGTATGAGCGTATCGGCGAAGCCTTTGCCGATACGTTCGCCCAGCAGCAGCTGGTGTCGGCCGGCGATATCTATCCGGTCTTCCGTGAACTCTTCCAGCGCAGGTTAGTGACATGA
- the rpsU gene encoding 30S ribosomal protein S21 has product MPAVKVKENEPFDVALRRFKRSCEKAGVLAEVRSREFYEKPTSERKRKAAAAVKRHAKKVQREQRRAVRLY; this is encoded by the coding sequence ATGCCAGCCGTCAAAGTTAAAGAGAATGAACCCTTCGACGTAGCTCTGCGTCGTTTCAAGCGCTCCTGCGAAAAAGCCGGTGTTCTGGCTGAAGTTCGTAGCCGCGAATTTTACGAGAAGCCGACTTCTGAGCGTAAGCGCAAAGCAGCAGCCGCTGTTAAACGTCACGCCAAGAAAGTTCAGCGCGAACAGCGCCGCGCCGTTCGTCTGTACTAA